The genomic DNA GTGCACCGGCGTCTGCGCCGCTGGTGTGAAAGCGGCGTCATCGAACGGATATTTCGTTATCTGGCCGCTGATTACGACAACGAATACATGATGATCGACAGCACAATTGTCCGAGCGCATCAGCATAGTGCCGGAGCTCTCAAAAAAGGGGCACGGATCAGGCCATCGGACGATCACGAGGCGGGCTAACTACAAAGATCCATGCCATCTGCGACGCTCTGGGCAATCCAGTGGAACTCGGCATCACACCGGGACAGGATGCCGATATCACCCAGGCAGAACCACTTCTGGAAAACATCGAACCGGATGCTTTCCTTGCTGACAAGGCGTATGACGCGGACAGGTTGATCGATCGGCTGATACAGCGCGGGATTACCCCGGTCATCCCGCCAAAACGCAACAGAACGACACGACGGAAAACCGATTTTTCTCTCTACCGCGAACGGAACCTTGTTGAGAGGTTCTTCAATAAACTCAAGCAGTTTCGCGCTATCGCAACCCGCTACGATAAACTGAAATCGACCTTCCTCGCAGCCGTGCAGTTCGCCTCAATCATCATCCTGCTTAACTGACGACACGCCGTAGGGCTGTATTATTACACCTATTCCTTCTGCTCCATTATCTCGGGCGCTGCGGTGGATCGGTGGGGGGCCAAATATACCATCTCATTTGGTGCGCTGGTGCTGGCTATTGGCACCTGCCTGTTTGGCTGGGGTGATGAATGGATGGCAAGCCTTGGCCGCCTTATGCAAGGTGCGGGCTCGGCTTTTGCATTTGTGGGGGCGGTTTATCTGGCTGCTCGGGGCTTTCCCAAAAAGTATCTGGCCACGGCTGTGGGGGCCACACAGTGCGCGGGCATGCTGGGCGGCGCCATGGGGCAATCCACCGTAGCATGGCTGATTCATGGTGTTATCAACTGGCATTTTTACTGGATTGATACCGGGCTGCTGATTGCCCTGATAGCCGTTTTTCTGTTTGTAATGACTCCGCAAGAAAAAAAGGCAGATACCGCACACATAGCCAAAGCCTCTGGCTCCATGTTTGCGCCATATAAAAGCGTGCTCACCAACCCGCAATCTTATCTGTGCGGCCTGTGTGCGGGGTTGCTGTTTTTACCCACCACCGTGGGCAGCATGACATGGGGCATTACGTTTTTAACCCAAAGCTGGCACGTTGGGTGCCACGAGGCCGTTATGCGGGCCGCCATGGTGCCTGTGGGCTGGATGCTTGGCTGCCCTGCCCTTGGGTATTTAACAGATAAAATCGGGCGCAGAAAACCCGTGCTACTGGGCGGCATTATTGTTATGGCGCTTACGGTTGCGGCCATTATCTACCTGCCGGGCAACACCTTTCCGCCTTATGTATTGGCTTTGCTGCTGGGCTTTTCTTCTGGTGCCGCCATGATCCCCTACACCATCATCAAGGAAGTAAATGCGAATGATGTAAAAGGCAGCGCCACAGGGGCCATTAACTTTTTGGTGTTTGTTATGAGCGCCATTGTCTCTCCGCTGTTTGCTGCATTCCTGCAACATCTGGGGCATGGACGACCGCTCAACGGGGCAGACTTTACAGAGGGCTTTAGCTTTGGCTTGGCCGGTATTGTGCTGGCAGGCGCGCTCACCTTTCTGCTGCGTGAAACCGGGCAGAAAAAGCAGTAAACTGGGCGCTTTCCTTACCATATGCAAAAGGCCCTACCCTTTCAGGTAGAGCCTCTTGCAAACACTCAGAACTGCTAAAATCAGGCAGACTGCGTGTTAATTTCAGAAACTTTCTGATCTTCCACAAGATATGGGCCTGCTGCCCGAATAGTCATGGAAAGAATGCCCATTTTGCCGTTGGTCAGATAATCCCCAAGGGGCAGCACCGCATCACCATTGGTCCATGCGCAATCTGCCCAATCGGCATTATGCCAGCCAGCGGGTTTTTCCGCCTGAAGGTGTGCCGTAATGTCATGCGCCTGTCTGGCGCAGAAAAGGCACACATCCGCAACAGCCACACCCATATTACGGCGATCATTCACAAACGGGCCAACCACATCTGCCGGGCGGCTAGCGCGGGAAACCACACGCACAAACTGCGTGCCAGAAGGCAGCATAAAGCTGTACTGCTGGGTTTCCTTACGCAGGGGCCGCACAATGGCACCTGTGTTTGTGATCAGATGCAGATCTGGATCTGTGGTTGTTTCTGCTTTTTTGGCACGCGGAGCATGGCCGGAAATCTTATCTGCACGCACATTCAGCACCCGGAACAAAGGTTCAACAAAAGAACGCTCAACCCCTAGTGGGGCTCCCGCATCACACGCCCAGCTTTTGGCTTTACCGCGCAGCGCCACAACCTTGCCAAGCTGGCGGAAGGTGGAACGGTTGCCGGTATCCAGATAGCTTTCTGTCTGCACACCATCGGCAGTGATAACGGAGTGCTGCTCTGTTTCGATATGATAGTAATCGTATGAAGTAATGGATTTATCGTAAAAGATGGATACGCCATTCACCAGCATACGGGCCGGCACAAGCTTGCCATTAAAGAACAGGCAATGTTCTGCCGTAATCAGCATATCCTTATAAGGCACGCCGGGGGCAATGGCGTTTTCAAGAATACGCACAGGCCAGCCGGCTTCATCATCCGCAAGATCGGCCCGCACATTTGCATGCGCTTTACCGGCCCAAACAACCGGGGCGGCAACGTGTGTGTTCTGCTGCCAGTCAAAGGTTACAACCTCATCACCCAACCGGATGTCTTCCACCGCTTTTTCACCTTCCGGTGTGCGGATCATGCTGCCAGCAAGAAAGCAGGTAACGGTTACGGTATCTCCGTTAAAGGAGTAATCGTCCTTGGTATAACCATCCGCAAAGGTCACGTTTGCCAGAACTGTTCCGTTCTGATCCACAATTTCGTTGCCATTGCCGCTCCAGCTCAGGCTTGTGGTCTCACCATTGGAAAAAACAATCTGATCGCGCGGAGACAGGTTGTTGATTGTGAGCGTTCCGCTGGACGCATAATTGTTCACAATAAGCGTATTAGATGCGCTGGAATCTGACGGAGAGGCCCCAAAGGTAATTGGCGCCTTTAGCGTGCCAACAGACAGGGTGCCACCGTTTGCAATGGTAACGGTATTGCCTGTCAGGGTGCCATTTACTGCAAAGTTGGTCGATTCAACAGTGAAGGATGAGGCATTATTCGTAACCGTACTGTTAATATAAAGATAACCGTCTCCGGTTATCGTAACATCCCCTTCAACGGTCATGGTAGGGGAATGGAAATTGGAATTTGAAGTATCACCTTCAGTCCAACTGCCATAATTATACGCTTCAACGTTAACTGTAATTGGATAGGCGGTTCCGTCTAAAATAACATCGTCATTATCATAAGTATTTGGAACACCCCAGTTACCACTTGTATTTACAGTTATTGTCGTCATGCCCTCATTTTTCACGTAATATGATACTGCATATACAGTCAGAGAGGGATTTAGAGTGACGCTAATTATAATTCAACATAAATGTTAACATATAGGCAACACGTTAACTATGCAGAAACGTTTGTTTTACTTTTTCGAAATAACCCATATAATCTCCGGCTGAGCTCAACACTGCATTCAGGCCGTACTTGCCATATACCGTTTAAAAATGGCCTTTACGGGGATATATCCCTTATAATTATCGTAATACTATATAAATTTATATAGTTTCTTTATCGTTACAAACACCCCACGCCAATACGGTTTATGCCTTCTGCCACGGCCTTGCTGAAACCGCTCCCCAGCATACACCAACATGCGCTACATATACTGAAACCGCTTTTGCCCCGCACAAGGACCACTCATGACAAATGCACCCGCCCCCACGCCAGAAGAAGACTGGACAGAACAAGACCCAATAGACGCAGAAATTGATGCCCGCGTTGCGCAGGTACATCAGGCAGCCGGGTTACCGCCAGAACGGCCCACACGTTTTGGGCCGATGGTTACCATTGCGCTGCCTATGCTTATTGCCGGCTTGTGGATGTTTGTTTTCCCGCTTTTTTTTGGTTGATACGGCAGCGGCCCTTATTTGCGCCGCAGGCCAACCACCTTACGCAGCGGGGCTGTCAGCTTCCATGATGAGGAAGCCCGCATGATCTCCACATCTTGGCGGGCCTGTTGCACTTCCTGCGCCAGATGCTCTTCGCGCAGGCTGCCATAAAACTGCGGGCCCTGCTTTTTAACCGCCTCCAGCGTAGAGCCAGCGCAAATTACCTTTTTGGCTTCGGGGTTCAGTTCTGTGCAGAAAGGCTGCTGCATCATGTCCGGGATAGAGGAGGACAAAAAGTCATCCACCCGCATGTTGCCAAACTGGGCCTTGGCATCATCTGGCAGGCCGTTTTTCCAGTCTTCCATCATCCAGCGCAGGGCATGCACGGGGTGGAAGTGGTCTTCCACAATGCAATACTGAATATCACACCATTTTTCAAAAAGGCTGATATTGCCTTCCGGCGTGGCGTTAAAATAGTGTGATGGATACCCGTGCACGGGCTGCAAAAACGGATAATCTATACGCACAATGCCGCCGGGTTTGAGCACACGGCAGATTTCCGCCGCAACCTCCCACGGGCGCTTGGTGTGTTCCAGCGTGGCAGCACACAGCACAAAATCAAACTGGGCATCGGCAAACGGCAGGTTTTCCCCCACACACACCACATCGGTGCTCAGGGCGGGAAACACATCTACATTCACCATTTGCTCGGTTACGGTATCACGCAGCCCGGCCCCTACATCCAGAAACATCCAATCCGGGTGTTGCTTTTGCAGGCCCGCAATATAGCCGCCGTAATTATGGGCCGAAATGGGCGGAAAAGGCGGAATATGGAACTCCTGCCTTATGGCATCTGTCATGTAATTGGCGGGCTGGCCGTAGGTGCGCGGTGTAACGGGATTTTGGCGGAAGGCAATACGTTCCAGCTTGCGTTCACGCATGGCGGCTACCAAATCCTGATTGGCAGCCTGCATACGCCCTTCGTGCTGGCCATGCTGGGCATAATGCTGGGGGGCAGAAAGCCCGCATGCGGCCACATCCGGGTTGGCCTGCCAGTAGGCCAGATCATCCGCCGGGGTTTTAAAAACTGGTGTTCTGATAACAGGCACTTCGTTATAGGAACCGTCTTGCATCCACTCTACCTTGCATACTGTGCGTGCCAAAGTTCCGCCCTATTGCCTGAACCCAAGCCCCACCCCTATACTTGGCACACCCTTGCCAAACGCTAAAGCCCCCTGCCATGTCTGTACCTCTTTCTACTTTTCCGTGCGTATTTCAGGCTTCTGGAGGCCGGGGGCTGATTGAAGCCTCATGCCGCAAGGCCGGAAACTTTGCCTTTGGCGGCACCCTGCCCGATGGCACACACAGCCTGCTGACAGACTGGCACACAGATACACCGTCCATATACC from Acetobacter ascendens includes the following:
- a CDS encoding IS5 family transposase (programmed frameshift), which gives rise to MRRYSLRDDQWERIKDLLPGREGYVGGTAVNNRLFVEAVLYRYRAGIPWRDLPARFGDWKNVHRRLRRWCESGVIERIFRYLAADYDNEYMMIDSTIVRAHQHSAGALKKGARNQAIGRSRGGLTTKIHAICDALGNPVELGITPGQDADITQAEPLLENIEPDAFLADKAYDADRLIDRLIQRGITPVIPPKRNRTTRRKTDFSLYRERNLVERFFNKLKQFRAIATRYDKLKSTFLAAVQFASIIILLN
- a CDS encoding MFS transporter, with amino-acid sequence MDRWGAKYTISFGALVLAIGTCLFGWGDEWMASLGRLMQGAGSAFAFVGAVYLAARGFPKKYLATAVGATQCAGMLGGAMGQSTVAWLIHGVINWHFYWIDTGLLIALIAVFLFVMTPQEKKADTAHIAKASGSMFAPYKSVLTNPQSYLCGLCAGLLFLPTTVGSMTWGITFLTQSWHVGCHEAVMRAAMVPVGWMLGCPALGYLTDKIGRRKPVLLGGIIVMALTVAAIIYLPGNTFPPYVLALLLGFSSGAAMIPYTIIKEVNANDVKGSATGAINFLVFVMSAIVSPLFAAFLQHLGHGRPLNGADFTEGFSFGLAGIVLAGALTFLLRETGQKKQ
- a CDS encoding Hint domain-containing protein, producing the protein MTTITVNTSGNWGVPNTYDNDDVILDGTAYPITVNVEAYNYGSWTEGDTSNSNFHSPTMTVEGDVTITGDGYLYINSTVTNNASSFTVESTNFAVNGTLTGNTVTIANGGTLSVGTLKAPITFGASPSDSSASNTLIVNNYASSGTLTINNLSPRDQIVFSNGETTSLSWSGNGNEIVDQNGTVLANVTFADGYTKDDYSFNGDTVTVTCFLAGSMIRTPEGEKAVEDIRLGDEVVTFDWQQNTHVAAPVVWAGKAHANVRADLADDEAGWPVRILENAIAPGVPYKDMLITAEHCLFFNGKLVPARMLVNGVSIFYDKSITSYDYYHIETEQHSVITADGVQTESYLDTGNRSTFRQLGKVVALRGKAKSWACDAGAPLGVERSFVEPLFRVLNVRADKISGHAPRAKKAETTTDPDLHLITNTGAIVRPLRKETQQYSFMLPSGTQFVRVVSRASRPADVVGPFVNDRRNMGVAVADVCLFCARQAHDITAHLQAEKPAGWHNADWADCAWTNGDAVLPLGDYLTNGKMGILSMTIRAAGPYLVEDQKVSEINTQSA
- a CDS encoding class I SAM-dependent methyltransferase produces the protein MQDGSYNEVPVIRTPVFKTPADDLAYWQANPDVAACGLSAPQHYAQHGQHEGRMQAANQDLVAAMRERKLERIAFRQNPVTPRTYGQPANYMTDAIRQEFHIPPFPPISAHNYGGYIAGLQKQHPDWMFLDVGAGLRDTVTEQMVNVDVFPALSTDVVCVGENLPFADAQFDFVLCAATLEHTKRPWEVAAEICRVLKPGGIVRIDYPFLQPVHGYPSHYFNATPEGNISLFEKWCDIQYCIVEDHFHPVHALRWMMEDWKNGLPDDAKAQFGNMRVDDFLSSSIPDMMQQPFCTELNPEAKKVICAGSTLEAVKKQGPQFYGSLREEHLAQEVQQARQDVEIMRASSSWKLTAPLRKVVGLRRK